One genomic region from Epinephelus fuscoguttatus linkage group LG8, E.fuscoguttatus.final_Chr_v1 encodes:
- the rab25b gene encoding ras-related protein Rab-25b, which translates to MGSDEAYNFVFKVVLIGESGVGKSNLLSRFTKNEFNHDSRTTIGVEFSTRTVQLRGFTIKAQIWDTAGLERYRAITSAYYRGAVGALLVYDITKHLTYESVERWLKELYDHADPHIVVMLVGNKTDLESERSVPTEEAKDYAEKHGLLFLETSALESTNVDAAFNNVLAEIHKKVSSKEVVRGSISAVSLNNRAEETEENKPCCRNI; encoded by the exons TGGTTCTAATAGGAGAATCTGGAGTAGGAAAGAGCAACCTGCTGTCCCGCTTCACCAAAAACGAGTTCAACCATGACAGTCGCACAACCATCGGGGTTGAGTTCAGCACACGGACAGTGCAGCTCAGAGGCTTCACCATCAAGGCCCAGATCTGGGACACGGCTGGTCTGGAGCGATACCGGGCCATCACTTCTGC GTATTACAGAGGTGCAGTTGGAGCCCTGCTGGTCTATGACATCACCAAACACCTAACCTATGAGAGCGTGGAGCGCTGGCTGAAGGAGCTGTACGACCACGCTGACCCCCACATTGTGGTCATGCTGGTGGGCAACAAGACTGACCTGGAGTCAGAGAGATCCGTGCCCACAGAGGAGGCAAAAGACTACGCAG AAAAGCATGGCCTTTTGTTTCTGGAGACGTCTGCCCTTGAGTCGACAAATGTGGATGCAGCTTTCAACAACGTCCTAGCAG AGATTCACAAGAAGGTGAGCAGTAAGGAAGTGGTTCGAGGCTCGATCAGCGCTGTGTCCTTGAACAACAGAGCAGAAGAGACGGAGGAGAATAAGCCCTGCTGCAGGAACATCTGA